One Dictyostelium discoideum AX4 chromosome 3 chromosome, whole genome shotgun sequence genomic region harbors:
- the bkdC gene encoding branched-chain alpha-keto acid dehydrogenase E2 component (Similar to 2-methylpropanoyl): MISTRQILSKSKRLSNVLQKQQVVRGISTSCIFSNNSNNSNSNSNINSNNKSITRLSNSINIKSNFEKVIFRNYSSAIKFNLADVGEGIAECEVLVWYVKEGDQIKEFDKLCEVQSDKATVEITSRYDGIVTKICHKIGDMAKVGEPLVEITPESSIAEIKLNAGPASQVTVTPPSVSVSSSSSVSSSVSSSVASSLDHEYDITKKNGQKYKVMATPAVRNLGKLKSVDLKQIQGTGKDGRILKEDILNSLNAEAKSKTQSIPIAKEVITTTTTTTTTTTSAAAKETRVPITGIRKIMVRSMNAACSVPHFGFTEEYIMDSLSDLRNKVKPLAAEKGIKLSYLPFIIKAASLSLLRYPVLNSSISQDQTEIIYKNYHNIGIAMDSPQGLLVPNIKNVESKSIFEIAKELNRLQELSGKGLLTPNDMSGGTFTLSNIGTIGGLHSSPVLLLPEVCIGAIGKIQSLPRFNKHHAVITQSIMNISWSGDHRVIDGATMARFSNALKDYLENPSTMIMDTR; the protein is encoded by the exons atgaTATCCACAAGacaaattttatcaaaatctaaaagattatcaaatgttttacaaaaacaacaagtaGTTAGAGGTATTTCAACAAGTTgtattttttcaaacaacagcaacaatagcaatagcaatagcaacatcaacagtaataataaatcaattacaagattaagtaattcaattaatattaaaagtaattttgaaaaggttatttttagaaattattcaagtgcaattaaatttaatttagcAGATGTTGGTGAAGGTATTGCTGAATGTGAAGTTTTAGTATGGTATGTTAAAGAAGGTGatcaaattaaagaatttgataaattatgtGAAGTTCAAAGTGATAAAGCTACCGTTGAAATCACTTCAAGATACGATGGTATCGTTACAAAAATCTGTCATAAAATTGGTGATATGGCAAAAGTTGGTGAACCATTAGTTGAAATCACACCAGAAAGCTCAATTGccgaaataaaattaaatgctGGTCCAGCTTCTCAAGTTACTGTTACACCACCATCAGTATcagtatcatcatcatcatcagtatCATCATCAGTATCATCATCAGTAGCATCATCATTAGATCACGAATATGATATTACAAAGAAAAATGGTCAAAAATATAAAGTGATGGCAACACCAGCAGTACGTAACTTGGGAAAATTGAAATCAGTGGATTTGAAGCAAATTCAAGGTACAGGTAAAGATGGCCGTATTTTAAAggaagatattttaaatagtttaaacGCAGAagcaaaatcaaaaactcaATCGATTCCAATCGCTAAAGAAGTTATcacaactacaaccacaaccactacCACAACCACTTCAGCAGCTGCCAAAGAAACTAGAGTACCAATCACAGGTATTAGAAAGATTATGGTCAGATCAATGAATGCCGCATGTTCAGTACCACACTTTGGATTCACTGAAGAATATATAATGGATTCACTTTCCGATTTAAGAAATAAAGTGAAACCACTCGCTGCAGAAAAAGGTATCAAATTATCTTATTTGCCATTCATAATTAAAGCagcttcattatcattattaagaTATCCAGTTTTAAATTCAAGTATTTCTCAAGACCAAActgaaattatttataag aaTTATCATAATATTGGTATTGCAATGGATTCACCACAAGGTTTATTAGtaccaaatattaaaaatgttgaaagtaaatcaatttttgagATTGCAAAAGAATTGAATAGACTTCAAGAATTGAGTGGTAAAGGTCTTTTAACACCAAATGATATGAGTGGTGGTACATTCACATTATCAAATATAGGTACTATTGGTGGTTTACATAGTTCaccagttttattattaccagaGGTTTGTATTGGTGCCATTGGTaaaattcaatcattacCAAGATTTAATAAACATCATGCTGTCATAACACAAAGTATTATGAACATTAGTTGGTCTGGTGATCATCGTGTTATTGATGGTGCTACTATGGCAAGATTTTCAAATGCATTAAAGGATTATCTCGAAAATCCTTCAACTATGATCATGGATACtcgttaa
- a CDS encoding coiled-coil domain-containing protein 130, which yields MAERKATNKYYPPDWDPSKGSINQYRGQHHLRDRARKIDQGILIIRFEMPFSVWCLGCECHIGMGVRFNAEKKTVDKYFTSNIYSFKMKCHQCSNQFEIQNDPKNTDYKLISGLKKRIEQFNPEDSELPSSFIIKYDDNNNNNNNNNNNDNNDTLLKLENKKLDIEKGKKESTQLEKLQEIMTNRTINDYQLSSIMRKSFREKKKEDQIELERQKSKGIMIPLLKENQDDIDTAKDIDFNSNSLKRKLDESNKLKRELIKNESILKSTNNVNNNNNVNNNNNNNNNNKIEAIIRKKSKIDPSLFNNNVNKNKSKVNETFTSNLFK from the coding sequence atggcagAAAGAAAagcaacaaataaatattatccACCAGATTGGGATCCAAGTAAAGGatcaataaatcaatataGAGGTCAACATCATCTTAGAGATAGAGCAAGGAAAATAGATCAAggtatattaattattagaTTTGAAATGCCATTTAGTGTATGGTGTTTAGGATGTGAGTGTCATATTGGTATGGGTGTTAGATTCAATGCTGAAAAGAAAACTGTTGATAAATATTTCACAAGTAATATATACtcttttaaaatgaaatgtCATCAATGTTCAAATCAATTTGAAATTCAAAATGATCCGAAAAATACTGATTATAAACTTATAAGTGgcttaaaaaaaagaattgaacAATTTAATCCTGAAGATTCAGaattaccatcatcatttataattaaatatgatgataataataataataataataataataataataatgataataatgatacactattaaaattagagaataaaaaattagatattgaaaaaggtaaaaaagaATCAACACAATTAGAAAAGTTACAAGAAATTATGACAAATAGAACTATCAATGATTACCAATTATCTTCAATAATGAGAAAATCATttagagagaaaaaaaaagaagatcaAATTGAATTAGAAAGACAAAAATCAAAAGGTATAATGATACCACTcttaaaagaaaatcaagatGATATCGATACTGCAAAAGATATAGATTtcaattcaaattctttaaaaaggAAATTAGATGAatcaaacaaattaaaaagagaattaattaaaaatgaatcaattttaaaatcaactaacaatgtaaataataataataatgtaaataataataataataataataataataataaaatagaagCTATAATAAGGAAGAAATCCAAAATTGATCCATcactatttaataataatgttaataaaaataaatcaaaagtaAATGAAACTTTTACTTCAAATCTatttaaataa
- the abkB gene encoding ABC1 family protein kinase, whose translation MNQIHSTILKKGILNIKPQIRNITKCTNTINYNNNNINNRYFTSINKNKNIENLLQQQPQQQPQQQLQQQPILFVQNQNNINYFKREYTNIGGTSPNRQSVPENSTTKTTATATVETDNVVNSSTTFTLPKEVEEEIIDKNERGKEQEQENKQQKEQKDDNKSGSIFSIKGWLTISILSVLALGTKLVIDPPQNIDKLDLAFIRNLRVLYAGFKITFYYKYYLMGLNRGDEGFAENIQIAHKLAAKAMVDLCYQNKGIFIKVAQIIASLDHILPQEYIKSLSIFQDHAPFVTFEEVEKLFKIETGKHPDDMFIDFERLPINSASLAQVHKAKLKLENDEIIEVAVKVQYPGLMNKFQKDMDSLDNVLTYITLFFPSFQFSWILGEASSCLSQELDFVNEAKNSEKMKQLFIGNQQLSIPKVYWNHTTKRILTMEFIHGVRIDNREGLDKLGIDLKELYYLFSDIFAQQIFVHGFLHSDPHPGNLLVRKTPNGKPDLVLLDHGLYKKIDENVRLDFCHLWKSLCLGDAKTSEFYAERLGAGIYAKHLGILLNLNPSKSRENLRNMKRELKDQTLVVINEILKNLPKEILLVLKTNNLIRQITTHFGIENGFLNMAKTCIKGIYTGNDIITKLKYYLTLCIFNIEIKVIDFIKKRKPPQVEIPSTYHHHH comes from the exons atgaaCCAAATTCATTCGactatattaaaaaagggtattttaaatatcaaaCCACAAATTCGTAATATTACAAAATGTACCAAtacaataaattataataataataatatcaataatagatattttacatcaattaataaaaacaaaaatattgaaaatcttcttcaacaacaaccacaacaacaaccacaacaacaactacaacaacaaccaatactATTTgtacaaaatcaaaataatataaattattttaaaagagaATATACAAATATTGGTGGTACATCGCCAAATAGACAATCAGTACCAGAGAACAgtacaacaaaaacaacagcaacagcaacagtaGAAACAGATAATGTGGTTAACTCTTCAACAACTTTCACATTACCAAAAGAAGTAGAAGaagaaattattgataaaaacGAAAGAGgaaaagaacaagaacaagaaaataaacaacaaaaagaacaaaaagatgataataaaagtGGTAGTATCTTTTCAATAAAAGGTTGGTTAACAATTTCAATCTTATCAGTTTTAGCATTAGGTACCAAATTAGTAATTGATCCACCtcaaaatattgataaattagaTTTAGCATTCATCAGAAATTTAAGAGTTTTATATGCT ggatttaaaattacattttattataaatattatttaatgggATTAAATAGAGGTGATGAAGGATTTGCagaaaatattcaaattgcACATAAATTAGCAGCAAAAGCAATGGTTGATTTATGTTATCAAAATAAAGGTATCTTTATTAAAGTTGCACAAATCATTGCATCATTAGATCATATTCTTCCACAAGaatatattaaatcattatcaatatttcaAGATCATGCTCCATTTGTAACTTTTGAAGaagttgaaaaattatttaaaattgaaactgGTAAACATCCAGATGATAT gtttattgattttgaaagattaccaattaattcaGCATCATTAGCACAAGTTCATAAagcaaaattaaaattagaaaatgatgaaattattgaaGTTGCAGTTAAAGTTCAATACCCAGgattaatgaataaatttcaaaaggATATGGATTCATTGGATAATGTTTTAACTTATATTACATTATTCTTTCCAAGTTTTCAATTCTCATGGATATTGGGAGAGGCATCATCATGTTTATCACAAGAATTAGATTTTGTAAATGAAGCTAAAAACAgtgaaaaaatgaaacaattatttattggaaACCAACAATTATCAATACCAAAGGTTTATTGGAACCATACAACCAAACGTATACTGACAATGGAATTTATACATGGTGTACGTATTGATAATAGAGAGGGATTGGATAAATTGGGAATcgatttaaaagaattgtattatttattctCTGACATTTTCGCACAACAAATTTTCGTTCATGGTTTCTTACATTCTGATCCACATCCTGGTAATTTATTAGTAAGAAAAACCCCAAATGGTAAACCTGATTTGGTTCTATTGGATCATGGTTTATATAAGAAAATCGATGAAAATGTTAGATTGGATTTTTGTCACCTTTGGAAATCATTATGTTTAGGTGATGCTAAAACTAGTGAATTCTATGCTGAACGTTTAGGTGCTGGAATTTATGCAAAACATTTGGGtatacttttaaatttaaatccttCAAAATCAAGAGAAAATTTAAGAAATATGAAAAGagaattaaaagatcaaACTTTAGTtgtaattaatgaaattttaaaaaatttaccaaaagaaattttattagttttaaaaacaaa tAATTTAATTAGACAAATTACAACTCATTTTGGAATTGAAAAtggatttttaaatatgGCAAAAACATGTATTAAAGGAATTTATACAGGAAATGATATTAtcacaaaattaaaatattatttaacactttgtatttttaatattgaaatcaAAGTAAtcgattttataaaaaagagaaaaccACCACAAGTTGAAATTCCCTCAacttatcatcatcatcattaa